Proteins from a genomic interval of Candidatus Angelobacter sp.:
- a CDS encoding DUF1501 domain-containing protein — translation MDPIRENQLLLTRRHFFGRMATGIGVAALGSLLNPGLFGALAGESEKSKMLAGAMRFAPRAKRVIYLFMAGGPSQMELLDYKPALEKLNETELPDSVRMGQRITTMTSGQKSLPVVKSIYKFKQCGKAGAWVSELLPHTSGIVDDICIIKTVNTEAINHDPAITFIQTGFQQPGRPCMGAWLSYGLGSANHNLPTFIVMISNGKESDQPLYTRLWSAGFLPSEYQGVQFRGKGDPVLYLSNPPGVSAAARRRMLDGLAKLNAKRFQAFADPEINTRIAQYEMSYRMQTSVPELTDISGESESVLDMYGPDVKRPGSFAYNCLLARRMAERGARFVQLYHRGWDQHNDLPKRIKEQCADTDQPSAALVRDLKQRGLLDDTLVIWGGEFGRTVYCQGKIEKENYGRDHHGRCFSVWMAGGGVKPGITYGVTDDFCYNVAESPVHVHNLNATVLRCLGIDHEKLTYRFQGRDFRLTDVHGEVVKGILA, via the coding sequence ATGGACCCAATACGTGAAAATCAACTGTTACTGACCCGGAGGCACTTCTTCGGCCGCATGGCCACAGGCATCGGCGTGGCCGCGCTCGGTTCACTGCTGAACCCCGGCCTTTTCGGGGCGCTCGCCGGGGAATCCGAGAAATCGAAAATGCTGGCCGGCGCGATGCGGTTCGCACCCCGGGCCAAGCGGGTCATTTACCTGTTCATGGCGGGAGGCCCTTCGCAGATGGAATTGCTCGATTACAAGCCCGCCCTGGAAAAGCTTAACGAGACCGAGCTGCCCGACTCTGTACGCATGGGCCAGCGCATCACCACCATGACTTCCGGACAAAAGTCACTGCCGGTGGTGAAGTCCATTTACAAGTTCAAGCAATGCGGCAAGGCCGGGGCCTGGGTGAGTGAATTGTTACCCCACACCAGCGGAATCGTGGACGACATCTGCATCATCAAAACCGTAAACACCGAGGCCATCAATCATGACCCGGCGATCACGTTCATTCAAACGGGCTTCCAGCAGCCCGGCCGACCCTGCATGGGCGCATGGCTCAGTTACGGCCTTGGCAGCGCGAATCATAACCTGCCGACGTTCATCGTGATGATCTCGAACGGGAAAGAGAGCGACCAGCCGCTTTACACACGCCTGTGGAGCGCCGGCTTTTTGCCTTCCGAATATCAGGGCGTCCAGTTTCGCGGCAAAGGCGATCCGGTGCTCTACCTGTCGAACCCACCGGGCGTCAGCGCCGCGGCGCGGCGCCGCATGCTGGATGGTCTGGCAAAGCTGAACGCAAAGCGTTTCCAGGCCTTTGCCGACCCGGAAATCAACACACGCATCGCCCAATACGAAATGTCCTACCGGATGCAAACGTCCGTCCCCGAACTGACGGACATTTCCGGCGAGTCGGAATCCGTGCTCGACATGTACGGTCCGGACGTCAAGAGACCCGGCTCGTTCGCTTACAATTGTCTGCTGGCCCGCCGCATGGCGGAACGCGGGGCGCGATTTGTTCAACTTTACCACCGTGGCTGGGACCAGCACAACGATCTGCCCAAACGCATCAAGGAACAGTGCGCCGACACCGACCAGCCCAGTGCGGCCCTGGTCAGGGACCTCAAGCAACGCGGCCTGCTTGATGATACACTGGTCATCTGGGGCGGTGAGTTCGGTCGTACGGTTTATTGCCAGGGGAAGATTGAAAAGGAAAACTATGGTCGAGACCACCACGGCCGTTGCTTTTCCGTCTGGATGGCTGGCGGCGGAGTGAAACCGGGCATCACCTACGGCGTTACGGACGACTTTTGCTACAACGTGGCGGAGAGTCCCGTGCATGTTCACAATCTGAACGCGACCGTCCTGCGCTGCCTCGGGATCGATCACGAAAAGCTGACCTACCGTTTTCAAGGCCGTGATTTTCGCCTCACGGACGTCCACGGCGAAGTCGTGAAGGGAATCCTCGCTTAA